GTCAAAAGAATGGCGATTGCTACACTTGAGACTGGTTTCTACCAAGGCCAGATTTTCTTGGCAGATAGGGCAGGCAAAGGAGCTAGCAGTAGCAAAGCGTTGGAGTTTTGGTTTGAGGTTTGTATTCATAGTTTTAGTCTAGCAAAAAAAGGACTGGATGGCAAATGCCTCCAGTCTGCTTTTTTAGTATGTAAGAACAAAGTATTTCTTCTTTCCGCGGCGGATAACAGTGAGTTCATTTTCTAACTTATCTGCGTCACTCAAGACATAGTCAAGGTCTTGGATACGGTCGCCGTTGACGTAGATGGCTCCATTTTGGACATCTTCACGGGCTTGGCGTTTGGAATTCACCACACCAGATGACACGAGGAGTTCCACGATATTGTGATTTTCATCTGCTTGTACTTGGTAGTTTGGCACGCCACGGAGTCCTTGTTTGAGTTCTTTAACAGAAAGGTTTTTGATGTTTCCGGCAAAGAGTTGCTCTGTGATGTTAAGGGCTTCCTTGTAGGCTTCTTCGCCGTGAACAAGTGTTACGACTTCACGAGCCAAGACTTTCTGAGCCAAGCGTTCGTGTGGAGCCGCTTCAAATTGTTTACGGATGTCTTCAATCTCATCAAGTGACAAGAAGGTAAAGATCTTCAAGAAGCGAACAGCGTCTGCATCCATGACGTTCATCCAGAATTGGTACATTTCGTATGGGGAAGTCTTTTCAGGATTGAGCCAGACTGCGTTTCCTTCTGATTTACCAAATTTCTTACCAGTTGCGTCTGTGATGAGTGGCACAGTGATAACGTGACCAGTCTTGTCAGCCTTACGACGAAGCAATTCGGTACCAGCTGTCATATTTCCCCACTGGTCAGAACCACCGATTTGTAGCGTTACGTTGTGCTCTTGGTTAAGGACGTAGAAGTCATACCCTTGCATGATTTGGTAGGCAAACTCAGTATAAGAAATCCCTGTTTCGATCCGTTTTTTCACAGATTCCTTGCTCATCATGTAGTTGACAGTGAAGTATTTTCCGATATCACGGAGGAAATCAATGAAGCTGATGCTGCCAAACCAGTCGTAGTTGTTGACCATGACAGCTTTATTTTCACCATTTTCAAAGTCAAGAAAACGAGAAAGTTGTCCTTGGATAGACTTGACCCAGCCCTCTACTGTGTCTTTTGTTTGGAGACTACGCTCAGCATCTTTGAAGGACGGATCTCCGATGAGACCTGTAGCACCGCCAACGAGCGCATAAGGTTTGTGACCTGCTAGTTGCAAACGACGACTTGTCAAGATTGCGACAAGGTGGCCTAGGTGAAGGCTGTCAGCAGTTGGATCGTAGCCAGTATAATAAGAAACTTGACCTTCTTCTAGGGCTTTGCGCAAAGCTTCTTCATCAGTCGTTTGAAAAATCAAACCACGCTCTTTTAGCTCATCAAAAATGTGCATGTGTCTTTTCTCCTTTATAAAATATTGTTTCTACCTATTGTATCACAAACTTGATTAATAGCCTAGTGGAATAGGGAAGAAAGTGGCTATTTTATTGAAAGTTTCCCTTTTATGGTATAATAGAGAAAGCGAGGACATTCATGAAAGAAAGAATTAATGAATTAAAAACAAAAATGCTGCATTTTTTCCAGCAGCTAATGCAACGAATTGCAAAATGGAAGAAAAGACTAGCAGAAAAACTAGCTAATAAGAAAACCAGTAAAAAGGGGACCTCTTCTGACAACGTTAGAAAGGCAGGGTCTATTTTTGCTAAGGTTTTGAGTGGGTTTAAAATAGTTTTTAATACTCTCTTTATCTTAGGTTTTATCGGTGGACTGTTTGGCGCTGGTGTAGCTATGGGTTATGGAGTTGCTCTATTTGACAAGGCTCAGGTGCCTCAAGCAGAAGAGTTGGTCAAGCAAGTGAAGGATATTGCTTCCATCTCAGAAATCACTTATTCTGACGGCAGTACCATTGCCTCGATCGAGGGCGATTTATTGCGCACTTCAGTCGCTTCAGATGCTATCTCAGATAACCTTAAGAAAGCTATTGTTGCGACAGAGGACGAGCATTTCAATGAGCACAAGGGAGTTGTGCCTAAGGCCGTTATTCGTGCGACCTTGGGAACCTTTGTCGGTCTAGGCTCATCTAGTGGTGGTTCGACCTTGACTCAGCAGGTCATCAAGCAGCAAGTGGTGGGGGATGCTCCAACTCTGGCTCGTAAGGCTAAAGAGATTATTGATGCTCTAGCTTTAGAACGGGCCATGGGTAAGGATGAGATTTTGACAACCTACCTTAACATTGCTCCTTTTGGTCGCAATCATAAAGGTCAAAATATTGCAGGTGCCCAGCAGGCTGCAGAAGGAATCTTTGGGGTCAATGCTTCGGATTTAACGGTCCCTCAAGCAGCCTTTATCGCAGGATTGCCACAGAGTCCTATTAGTTATTCTCCTTATGAATCTGACGGCAGTATGAAGAGCGATGAGGATATGGCTTTGGGAATTAAGCGTGCCAAGGATGTCCTCTACAATATGTATCGGACAGGAGCTCTGAGTCAGGAAGATTACGACAAGTACAAGGATTATGACTTCAAGCAAGACTTTCTACCATCAGGTAGCGTCAGTGGTACTTCGCGCGACTATCTCTACTATGCAACCTTGGCAGAAGCTACTGACCGCATGTACGACTACCTC
This genomic stretch from Streptococcus sp. 1643 harbors:
- the tyrS gene encoding tyrosine--tRNA ligase encodes the protein MHIFDELKERGLIFQTTDEEALRKALEEGQVSYYTGYDPTADSLHLGHLVAILTSRRLQLAGHKPYALVGGATGLIGDPSFKDAERSLQTKDTVEGWVKSIQGQLSRFLDFENGENKAVMVNNYDWFGSISFIDFLRDIGKYFTVNYMMSKESVKKRIETGISYTEFAYQIMQGYDFYVLNQEHNVTLQIGGSDQWGNMTAGTELLRRKADKTGHVITVPLITDATGKKFGKSEGNAVWLNPEKTSPYEMYQFWMNVMDADAVRFLKIFTFLSLDEIEDIRKQFEAAPHERLAQKVLAREVVTLVHGEEAYKEALNITEQLFAGNIKNLSVKELKQGLRGVPNYQVQADENHNIVELLVSSGVVNSKRQAREDVQNGAIYVNGDRIQDLDYVLSDADKLENELTVIRRGKKKYFVLTY